The DNA sequence GGCGGTTGACGTTGAAGTGGACGACGTCGCCGTTCTTGCGCGTGCGCACCTCGTGCGCGAGGCCGCCGAGCCACGCCAGGTCGTCCGACTCGTACAGCGCGATGCCGTCCTCGCGGGACAGCCGCTCACCGGAGCGGACCTTCTCCTCCAGCTCGCGCTTGAGCCCGACGTCCATGCGTGCACCTCTCTCGGAAAGACTCCGTAAACCGTACTCCCCGCCCCTTCGGGCGGGGCGACCGCCATCAGGCGCTACGCGTCCTCTTCGTCGGGCAGCTGTCCGACCCGGTTCTCCCACTTGGTGGAGAGCACGATGGTCGTACGGGTCCGGGAGACGCCCTTGGTGCCGCTGAGCCGGCGGATGATCTTCTCCAGCCCGTCCACGTCGGCCGCCCGGACCTTGAGCATGTACGAGTCGTCGCCCGCGATGAACCAGCAGTCCTCGATCTCACCCAGGTCCCGCAGGCGGCTCGCGACGTCCTCGTGGTCGGTGGCGTCGGACAGCGAGATGCCGATCAGCGCGGTGACGCCGAGGCCGAGCGAGGCGGCGTCGACGGTGGCGCGATAGCCGGTGATGACGCCGGCCGCCTCCAGCCGGTTGATGCGGTCGGTGACGCTGGGTCCCGACAGGCCGACGAGGCGTCCCAGCTCCGCGTAGGAAGCCCGGCCGTTCTCCCTCAGGGCCTGGATGAGCTGCCTGTCCACCGCGTCCATGCGATCGAAGCCTTCCGGTGAAGATGTCCCGAAGTGATGAGAGGTACTGCGACTTGCTCAGATGGCGTTCATGTCGTGCGGGTTCCGCCGCCGAGTTCGCCCTTCCAGCGGCGGTAGAGCCGGTGCTCGACGCCCGCCGCGTCGAGCACCCGTCCGGCGACGAAGTCGACCAGGTCCTGGATGTGGGTGGCCCCCGCGTAGAAGGCGGGTGAGGCGGGCACGACGGTGGCGCCCGCGTCGTCCAGGGTCACCAGGTGCCTCAGCGTCTGGCCGTTCAGCGGGGTCTCCCTGACGGCCACGACCAGCTTGCGCCCCTCCTTGAGGGCCACGCCCGCCGCGCGTTGGAGCAGGTCCTTCGACAGGCCCAGCGCGACGCCGGCGACACAGGCGGTGGAGGCGGGCACGATCAGCATGCCCTTCGTGGCGTACGACCCCGAGGACGGCCCGGCGGCGAGGTCCCCGGCGTTCCAGTACCGGACGCCGTCGATGTCCGGCTCGAAGGTCCCGGGCTTGCCGTCGGCGCCCCGCCCGAGCCACTCGCGCAGGTCGTCCTGCCAGTGGGCGTCGCGGAAGGAGATCCCGGTCTCGTCGAGGAGCGTGAGCCGTGACGCCCTGCTGACGACCAGGTCGACGCTCTCCCCCGCGGCGAGGAGCGCGCGCAGCACCGCGGCGGCGTATGGGGTGCCGGAAGCGCCGGACACCCCTACGATCCAAGGCGTACGCGGCGTCTCTCCTGGCTTGACTGGGTTCACGACACCGAGCCTATCCGGCCTCACGGGGTGGGAACCGACCAAGGGGGGCCGGGCGTTCCCCAGGGGGACGAGTTGGGCGGTGGGGTGGCCATGGCGGGTACGTCGGGTGTGGCGGGTACGTGGGGCGCGGAGCGGCGCGAGTGGTCGCGGGGTGACCGCGCGCGGACCGCGGCCAAGCTGATGCTGGTCTGGGTGGCGCTGCTGTGGCTGCTGGAAGTGGCCGACGTGCTCAGCGGGCACGCGCTGGACGGCTTCGGCATCGTCCCGCGCACCCCGTCCGAGCTGGTGGACGTCGTCCCGGCCGCGTTCATCCACTTCGGCTTCGCCCACGTCGCCGCGAACACAGTGCCGTTGCTGGTCCTCGGCTTCCTGGCCGCGCTCGGCGGCATACGCCGGTTCGCCGCCGTCTGTGCCCTGATCATCGTCGCCGACGGCCTCGGCGTCTGGCTGATATCCCCGTCCGGCACCAACACCGCGGGCGCCTCCGGCCTGATCTTCGGCCTCTTCGGCTACCTCCTGGTCACCGGCTTCGTGGAGCGCCGCCCGCTCGGCATCCTGTCCGGCGTGCTGGTGGCCGCGATCTGGGGCACCTCGATCCTGGCGGGCCTCGCCCCGACCCAGTCCGGCGTCAGCTGGCAGGGGCATCTGGTGGGGCTGGTGGCGGGGGTTGCGGCGGCGTTCGTGCTGCGGCGCCGGGCGGACGGGGCGCTCAGGAGGCGCCGGGCGAGTCAGGGTCCACAGGAAGGCGGCTTGTATCGACCGTGAGGCGTCCGATCTTGGTCTCCACAGTGACCTTGCCGTCGTAAGGAATCGTGTCACGTCCGCGGTAGCCGTCGGGTCCGGGATTCCAGAGCGTGACGAGGTGGGCCTTCTGCGGATCGAAAATCAGGTAGTTCGGGATTCCCCGAGCGGCGTACTGCCTGTTCTTGATCTCGTAGTCGTTGCGGACGCTGCTGGGCGAAACGACCTCGATGGCGAGTTCGATGAGATCAGGCGCGTATGAGGTCAGGTTTCGGTTCTTCTCGGCCGCCGGGATGATCGCGAGATCGGGACAGAACTCGAAGTCGTCGCTGAAGGGGATCGCAACATCGCTGATGAAGCCCCACTCCGGGCCCATCTGAGCTTCCAGCTGCATCCACAACCGCACGATGGTCTCGTTGTGGAACGGCCTGAGCGGACTCATCACGATGTTGCCCTCGACAATCTCCATCCGGTATCCGCGGAACATGTCCTCGTACCGGGCGAGCTGCGAGTGCAGGCGGTCGCTGTCCGAGATGGTCACGTCGGCCTCCCTCTCTCTGCACTCGATGGTAGGCCGCACCGTAGTCAGACGGTCAGCCCCCGAACCACAAGATCCAGCAGTGCACACACGAACAGGGCAATCCCGATGAACCCGTTGACGCTGAAGAACGCCCGGTTCAAGCGGGACAGGTCGTGCGGGCGGACGATCGAGTGCTCGTAGACGAACGCACCGGCGACGATCAGCAGGCCCAGCCAGAAGAAGGTGCCCGCGTCCGTGACCACCGCGTACCAGACGAACAACCCCGTGGTCACCGCATGGCACACCCGCGCTCCCCAGACCGCCGCCGGGATGCCGAAGCGGGCGGGGACCGACATGACGCCGGTCTCGCGGTCGGCGTCGACATCCTGGCAGGCGTAGATCAGGTCGAAGCCGCCGATCCAGATGCCGACGGCGAGACCGAGGATGACCGCGGTCCAGGACCACTCACCGGTGATCGCCAGCCAGCCGCCCACCGGGCCCATCGCCTGGGCGAGACCCAGGATGGCCTGCGGGAAGTTCGTGAAGCGTTTGCCGTAGGGGTAGACCACCATCGGGATCACCGCGATGGGGGCGAGGGCCAGGCACAGCGGGTTCAGCAGCGCCGCCGAGCCCAGGAAGATCACCAGGGCGATCAGGGCGCCGGTCCAGGCGTGCCGGACCGACATCGCGCCCGTCACCAGCTCGCGGTGCGCGGTGCGCGGATTACGGGCGTCGATCTCGCGGTCGATGATCCGGTTCACGGCCATGGCGAAGGTCCGCAGACCCACCATGCAGACCGTCACCAGGAGCAGCCGCCCCCAGTGGATGTTCTTGTCCCACTGGAACATCGCGGTGAGCGCGGCGATGTACGCGAACGGCAGCGCGAACACCGAGTGCTCGATCATGACGAGGCGGAGGAACGCCTTCGTGCGTCCTGGCTGCGGGATCGCGGCGGAGGCGCTGCTCACAGTCCGTACTCCTTCCAGCGGCGGTCGACCTTCGCCGCCGTTTCCGGGTCGGACTCGACCATGTCGGGCCAGCCGCCGTCACGGGTGTAGCCCTCCTCGGGCCACTTCTCCGTCGCGTCGATGCCCGCCTTGCCGCCCCAGAACTGCTGGTAGGAGGCATGGTCGAGGTGGTCGACGGGGCCTTCGACGACCGTGAGGTCACGGGCGTAGTCGGTGTTGCCGAGCGCCCGCCAGGCGACCTCGTGCAGGTCGTGGACGTCGCAGTCGGAGTCGACGACCACGATCAGCTTGGTCAGGGACATCATGTGCGCGCCCCAGATCGCATGCATCGTCTTCTGTGCGTGCTTCGGGTACTTCTTGTCGATCGAGACGATCGCGCAGTTGTGGAAACCGCCGGCTTCCGGCAGGTGGTAGTCCACGATGTCCGGGATGATGATCTTCAGCAGCGGGAGGAAGAAGCGTTCCGTCGCACGCCCCAGCGGTCCGTCCTCCGTCGGAGGCCTGCCCACGACGATCGACTGGAGCAACGGCCGCTTCCGCATGGTCACGCAGTCGATCTTCAGCGCCGGGAACGGCTCCTGCGGCGTGTAGAAACCGGTGTGGTCGCCGAACGGCCCCTCCGGCAGCATCTCACCGGGCTCCAGCCACCCTTCCAGCACGACCTCGGCCTGCGCCGGCACCTGCAACGGCACCGTCTTGCAGTCCACCATCTCGATCCGCTTGCCGGAGACGAACCCGGCGAACAAGTACTCGTCGATGTCACCGGGAAGCGGGGCGGTGGACGCGTACGTCACGGCGGGCGGACACCCGAAGGCGATGGCGACCGGCAGCCGCTCGCCCCGCCGCGCCGCGACCTGGTAGTGGTTCCGGCTGTCCTTGTGGATCTGCCAGTGCATGCCGATCGTGCGCTTGTCGTGGCGCTGGAGGCGGTACAGCCCCAGATTCCGTACGCCCGACTCCGGGTCCTTGGTGTGCGTGAGCCCGAGGTTGAAGAAGGAGCCGCCGTCCTTGGGCCAGGTGAACAGGGCGGGCAGCTGCTCCAGGTCGACGTCGTCGCCGTGCAGCACGACCTCCTGCACGGGCGCGCCCGCCGACTTCACCTTCTTCGGCGGTACGTGCGTCATGGCGCCGAGCTTCCCGAAGGCCTCGCGGACCCCGACGAAGCCGTGCGGCAGCTCGGGCTTGAGCAGCCCGCCGATCTTGTCGGAGATCTCGCCGTACGACTTCAGGCCGAGGGCCTTGAGCAGTCGCCGGTCCGTCCCGAAGACATTCATCGCGAGGGGCATCGAGGAGCCCTTCACGTTCTCGAAGAGCAGCGCGGGACCGCCGGACTTCTGTACGCGGTCGACGATCTCCCCGACCTCGAGATACGGATCGACCTCAGCCTTGACGCGCTTGAGGTCGCCTTCGCGCTCCAGCGCCCTGAGCAGGGAACGAAGATCGTCGTAAGCCATGGGGTCAAGTATCCCCGAGCGGCTACCCTGGCCCTGAACCCGGGGGCCGCACCCCGGTCCGACGACCGTTTCGCTGGAGAGGGGCCCATGCTCCGCGTGCTGATGTTTCTCGTGCCACTGGCGCTGAGCGTGTACGCATTCATCGACTGCATCAGCACGAAGGAGGACGAGATCCGGCACATGCCCAAGCCGCTGTGGGCCATCCTCGTCCTGGTCTTCCCGCTGGTCGGCTCGATCTCCTGGCTCATCGCGGGCAAGAAGCGCAGCCCGGCGGCCGAGGGCTGGTCCGGGGTCAGGGACAACCGGCGCCGGCGGCAGTGGGTCGCACCCGATGACAACCCCGACTTCCTGAAGTCGCTGGACCAGGACGACGACGGGACGAAGGACGACAAGCCGAAGCGGGACGAGCCCTGACGCGGAGCTGCGGCTCCCCCGAGGGACGCGCGGAGCGACCGGTCTACGCCCCGTACAGCTCGCGCAGCTCCCTCAGTCGTGCCAGTTCCCGTGCCGCGGCCGCGCGATTGCCGAGGTCGAGGGCCATCGTGCCGCGGCCGTAGGCGTAGAAGACGTCCTCGCACGTCTGCGGGTCGAGTCCGCGCACCCTGCGCAGGGCGAAGAAGCAGACGTCCAGGGAGAGCTTCGTCCCCGACAGCCAGTCGCGGGCCGGGGTCGTGAGGTGCTCGCGCAGGACGTCCTTGACGTGGTCGCGCGTCAGGCGGTCGGCCTCGTCGGGGCGGGGGACGCCGGGATGGTGCGGGTGATCCGCGAGATCGTCCGCCCAGTCGACCAGCGTCCGCACGATCTCCTGGGCCGTGTCGACGTCGTCCGGATCCGACGCGAGCAACCGCACCGCCAGTTCCCTGGCCGCACGGCGCCGTTCCTCGTCGTCACCGCACGCGGCCACGAAGGCGGCCAGCGCACCACCTCGCTGACGCATCTCGGCAACCCGCCAAGCCCACTCCCGACTCGCCACAAAACCTCCCGCCCCGGTGTCCCTCGTGATCACCGGGCCACGCCACACAACACCCGACGCGGCCCGCCCCGCCACCGAATTAGCGGCGTCGAGTTCGCCGCCCACCCCGGCGAACGGCCTGCGTACGCCGGACACGGTGACGCGCTTCGCGCACTTCGAGGGGGGAGGGCCGGGGGAGGCTCCGTCGTTGCGGCGTTTGGGTAGTCATCCCAGGTCACCCCCGCGTCTCCCGCACAGGAAAGTGAGTGGCATGGAGCTCTTGGATCACGCGACGGCCCGCACCTGGCTGGCCACCGCCGTCGCGGAGGCGCGCGCCGGGCTCGCCGAGGGCGGTATCCCGATCGGTGCCGCGCTCCATGCCCCGGACGGGGCGGTCCTCGGCCGCGGCCACAACCGCCGTGTGCAGGACGGTGACCCCTCGATGCACGCGGAGACGGCCGCGTTCCGGGCGGCGGGACGGCAGCGGTCGTATCGCGGAACGACCATGGTGACCACGCTCTCGCCCTGCTGGTACTGCTCAGGACTGGTACGGCAGTTCGGGATCTCCCGCGTCGTCATCGGCGAGGCGGTCACCTTCCACGGCGGGCACGACTGGCTGGCCGAGCACGGCGTGGAGGTCGTGCTCCTCGACGACCCCGAGTGCATCGGGATGATGCGCGACTTCATCAGGAACAATCCGGCACTGTGGAACGAGGACATCGGTGAGTGAGCCACGAATTCCCACGATCGACCTCGGGCCCTGGCTCGACGGCGACGCCCGGACGCGCGGCGCGATCGCCCGCACCGTCGACGAGGCCCTGCAGACCGCCGGCTTCCTGCTGGTCACCGGGCACGGCGTGGACCCGGCGCTGCGCGAGCGGATCCGGGAGGCGGCCCGCGCCTTCTTCGTACTCCCCGCCGAGGCGAAGCAGGCCTACGAGGCCAAGGTCGGCGGCCGCGGCTGGCTCGGCCCCGGCGCCGAGGCCAACGGCTACGCGGAAGGCACCGAGACCCCGCCGGACCTGAAGGAGTCGCTGACCTTCGCGACGCACGAGCCCTTCGAGGACCCGGTCGTCAACGCCGAGTGGTACGCGCCGAACGTCTGGCCCGCCGAAGTGCCCGAACTTCAGGCGCTGTGCGAGGAGTACCTCGCGCGGATGGGCGAGCTGGAGAACCGGCTCCTCGCCCTGCTCGGCGAGGCCCTCGGCCTCGAACCCGACTTCTTCACCCGGCACATGGCCCACCCGACATACGGCTTCAACATCAACTGGTACCCGGGAGCCGAGGTGATCGGTGCGCCGGAGCCCGGTCAGTTCCGCATCGGGCCGCACACCGACTTCGGGACCGTGACGATCCTCGACCGGCAGGCCGGGAAGGGCGGGTTGCAGGTCTACACGGACGAGGGCGGCTGGGAGGACGCGCCGTTCGACCCTGACGCCTTCACCATCAACATCGGTGATCTGATGGCCCGTTGGACCGGTGACCGGTGGCGGTCCGGCCGGCATCGCGTCCTGCCGCCGCCCGCCGACGCCCCCGCCGAGGAGCTGATGTCCCTCGTCTACTTCGGGGAGTGCACGCCCGGCACCCGCGTGGAGTCGGTGCCCGCGCCCGTGGGACGGGTGGCGTACACGCCGGTGGACTCGCATGTGTATCTGCGGGAGAAGCTGGACTCGATCACCGTCAACTGATCGCCGCCCGCCGATCCTCGTCAACCGGCCGCCGCCCGTTAATGACCGTCGGATGATCACGGTCGGGTGATCGCAACGAGCCGTTTCCGAGAAAGGGTTGCCTCGTTGGGCGGGATACCACCCTTTCGGGTGTGTCCCCCGCCGCGAATGGAGCCGCCCGTGCGAATGACTGACATCCAGCGCTGCGAGGTCCGACCCGGACGACTCGTCGAATGGACGTTCAGTCCGGCGACCGTGGCGACGGCGACCGACCTCCCGGAGGACTCCCGCCCACCGGCGTACATCCAGGAGTCACACATCAGGACCGCCCGGTCCGTGCGCGAGGACGGCCTGTTCGTGCCGACCTGGCTCGGTACCGCCTTCGACCTCCTGGGCCGGGCCGACCTCGACGCGCTGGAGGAGGCGCTGCGCGGCTGGACGCTGCGGCACGAGACGCTGCGCAGCGGCTTCCGGTGGTCCGGCCGGCCCGGCGACGACGTACGCCGGTTCACGCTCGACGCCGATTCCGTGTCCCTGCACCGCACGGAGGTGGGCGAGTTCACCGACCCCACGCTCCTCGTGCAGCATCTCCAGGACCGCTTCGACGTCACCGCGGACGCACTGCGCTGGCCCAACCTCATCTACACGGCGGTCGTCCGCGACAACTCCACCAGCGTGTACATGGCCTTCGACCACAGCAACGTCGACGCCCACTCCATCCAGCGCATCCCCGCCGAGATCCAGGAGCTCTACGCCGCGTGCCTTGCCGGTGAGACCGTCGAAGGGGCGTCCGCCGGCAGCTACGTCGACTTCTGCGCGATCGAGCGGACGGACGCCGACCGGATCGACGGCAGCCACGACATCGTGGGCCGCTGGCGCGAGTTCATCCGGCGCTGCGACGGCAGGCTGCCCAAGTTCCCCGTCGATCTGGGCCTGGACCCCGAGGGCGGGCTGCCCACCCAGAAACTGCTGCGCGAGCCGCTCACCGACGCGGACACCGCCGCCGCGTTCGAGGCGTACTGCCGTCCCTACGGCGGCAGTTCGGTCGGCATCCTGGCCGCGACCGCCCTCATCGGCCACGAGATCGGCGACGAACCCGTCTACCGCACCGTCGTGCCGTTCCACACCCGCGTGAAGACCCGGTGGTCCGACTCCGTCGGCTGGTACGTCGGCGGCGCGCCCATCGAGATCCCCATGGAGCAGGCCCACGACCTGCCCAGCGCCCTGCGCACGGTACGCGCCGCGCTGCACGCCAACCGGCATCTGGCCCGCATTCCGCTGGCCCGGGTGCTCAGCCTGCTGGGCGCCGACTTCCGCCCCACGTCACCCGACCTGTACTCGATCGTCTCCTTCGTCGACACCCGCGGCATCCCGGGGTCCGGGCAGTGGGCCGAGCACAAGGCGTACGGGCTGATCAGGGTGTCGTACGGCGACCAGGTGTGCGCGTGGGTCACCCGGCTGCACGAAGGCCTGTGGTTCGCGAGCCGCTACCCGGACACCGACGTCGCGCAGAAGAACATGCGGCTGTACGTGGAGCGACTGCGGGACGTCATCGCCTCGACCGTCTCCTAGTCCGGGACGGCCCTCAGGAGCCGCCGCCCTCCAGCACCTCGATCAACCTCTCGAAGCGGGCCCGCCAGCGCTGCTCCGACTCCGTCTCGCCCTGGAACTCGTGCGTGAAGCGCAGGGCGGTCCCCGTCTCGCCGTCCCGTTCCAGGTGGAACCGCAGGCGTCCGCCGTCCTCCACCGTGTACTCGGCGACCCGCTCCACGTCCCATGCGGTGACCTGCCCGGATCCGACGTCCCGCAGTGCGATCGCGCCGCCGAGCCGGGGTTCCAGGACATCGGCGGGCGTGAACCAGGACGCGAGCCCTTCGGGGGTGCCGAGCGCCGGCCAGACCGCCTCGACGGGCCGGGGAAGCCGCACCAGGAAGTGCAGGATGTGCGTGTTCCCGTGGGTCTGGCTGATGCCCTGTTCTACGGAACCGCTCATGACACCAGCCTGACCCCGCCCGGGACGATGCGCACCCGTTACGGGCGCTGACCTGCACAGTCGGCTACGGCCCGCTCCAGGATCGCCGTGTTACTCGTGACCCGGCCCTTCTTGATCTTCGAGTCGAAGATCCACTCGTCCCGGGTCGGGCTGTCCGCGGCGGCCGTGTGCCTTCGGGTCGCGCGGCGCATGTTGCGCGTGACGCTGGTGGCGATGCCGAGCAGCCAGGGGCGTGGCGAACCGCCCTCCTCGTCGAGCCTGTGACGCAGCCGCCAGGCCTCCAGGAAGGTCAGCGAGACGACGTCCTCGGCCACGGACCACTCGCCGGTGAGCCGGAAGGCGTGGTTGTAGACGGAGCGTGCGTACGCGTCTAAGAGCTCACCGAAAGCGTCGTGGTCCCCCGCGCGGATGCGTTTCCGCAGATTCGTATCCGCGGCTTCTACCTGTCCGTACGACGAAGGCCGGTTCCCATGACGCGAGTCACAGGAACCGGCCTTGGCCGCAAGGGACTTACACCCCGGCGTAGGAGTGCTTGCCGGAGACGAAGATGTTCACGCCGTAGTAGTTGAACAGCCAGCAGCCGAAGGCGATCAGGGCCAGGTAGGCGGCCTTGCGGCCCTTCCAGCCGGCCGTGGCGCGGGCGTGCAGGTAGCAGGCGTAGGCGACCCAGGTGATGAAGGACCAGGTCTCCTTGGGGTCCCAGCCCCAG is a window from the Streptomyces sp. NBC_00299 genome containing:
- a CDS encoding menaquinone biosynthesis decarboxylase translates to MAYDDLRSLLRALEREGDLKRVKAEVDPYLEVGEIVDRVQKSGGPALLFENVKGSSMPLAMNVFGTDRRLLKALGLKSYGEISDKIGGLLKPELPHGFVGVREAFGKLGAMTHVPPKKVKSAGAPVQEVVLHGDDVDLEQLPALFTWPKDGGSFFNLGLTHTKDPESGVRNLGLYRLQRHDKRTIGMHWQIHKDSRNHYQVAARRGERLPVAIAFGCPPAVTYASTAPLPGDIDEYLFAGFVSGKRIEMVDCKTVPLQVPAQAEVVLEGWLEPGEMLPEGPFGDHTGFYTPQEPFPALKIDCVTMRKRPLLQSIVVGRPPTEDGPLGRATERFFLPLLKIIIPDIVDYHLPEAGGFHNCAIVSIDKKYPKHAQKTMHAIWGAHMMSLTKLIVVVDSDCDVHDLHEVAWRALGNTDYARDLTVVEGPVDHLDHASYQQFWGGKAGIDATEKWPEEGYTRDGGWPDMVESDPETAAKVDRRWKEYGL
- a CDS encoding rhomboid family intramembrane serine protease is translated as MAGTSGVAGTWGAERREWSRGDRARTAAKLMLVWVALLWLLEVADVLSGHALDGFGIVPRTPSELVDVVPAAFIHFGFAHVAANTVPLLVLGFLAALGGIRRFAAVCALIIVADGLGVWLISPSGTNTAGASGLIFGLFGYLLVTGFVERRPLGILSGVLVAAIWGTSILAGLAPTQSGVSWQGHLVGLVAGVAAAFVLRRRADGALRRRRASQGPQEGGLYRP
- a CDS encoding PLD nuclease N-terminal domain-containing protein translates to MLRVLMFLVPLALSVYAFIDCISTKEDEIRHMPKPLWAILVLVFPLVGSISWLIAGKKRSPAAEGWSGVRDNRRRRQWVAPDDNPDFLKSLDQDDDGTKDDKPKRDEP
- the mqnP gene encoding menaquinone biosynthesis prenyltransferase MqnP encodes the protein MSSASAAIPQPGRTKAFLRLVMIEHSVFALPFAYIAALTAMFQWDKNIHWGRLLLVTVCMVGLRTFAMAVNRIIDREIDARNPRTAHRELVTGAMSVRHAWTGALIALVIFLGSAALLNPLCLALAPIAVIPMVVYPYGKRFTNFPQAILGLAQAMGPVGGWLAITGEWSWTAVILGLAVGIWIGGFDLIYACQDVDADRETGVMSVPARFGIPAAVWGARVCHAVTTGLFVWYAVVTDAGTFFWLGLLIVAGAFVYEHSIVRPHDLSRLNRAFFSVNGFIGIALFVCALLDLVVRGLTV
- a CDS encoding isopenicillin N synthase family dioxygenase; its protein translation is MSEPRIPTIDLGPWLDGDARTRGAIARTVDEALQTAGFLLVTGHGVDPALRERIREAARAFFVLPAEAKQAYEAKVGGRGWLGPGAEANGYAEGTETPPDLKESLTFATHEPFEDPVVNAEWYAPNVWPAEVPELQALCEEYLARMGELENRLLALLGEALGLEPDFFTRHMAHPTYGFNINWYPGAEVIGAPEPGQFRIGPHTDFGTVTILDRQAGKGGLQVYTDEGGWEDAPFDPDAFTINIGDLMARWTGDRWRSGRHRVLPPPADAPAEELMSLVYFGECTPGTRVESVPAPVGRVAYTPVDSHVYLREKLDSITVN
- a CDS encoding Lrp/AsnC family transcriptional regulator encodes the protein MDAVDRQLIQALRENGRASYAELGRLVGLSGPSVTDRINRLEAAGVITGYRATVDAASLGLGVTALIGISLSDATDHEDVASRLRDLGEIEDCWFIAGDDSYMLKVRAADVDGLEKIIRRLSGTKGVSRTRTTIVLSTKWENRVGQLPDEEDA
- a CDS encoding Uma2 family endonuclease, which codes for MTISDSDRLHSQLARYEDMFRGYRMEIVEGNIVMSPLRPFHNETIVRLWMQLEAQMGPEWGFISDVAIPFSDDFEFCPDLAIIPAAEKNRNLTSYAPDLIELAIEVVSPSSVRNDYEIKNRQYAARGIPNYLIFDPQKAHLVTLWNPGPDGYRGRDTIPYDGKVTVETKIGRLTVDTSRLPVDPDSPGAS
- a CDS encoding condensation domain-containing protein, producing MRMTDIQRCEVRPGRLVEWTFSPATVATATDLPEDSRPPAYIQESHIRTARSVREDGLFVPTWLGTAFDLLGRADLDALEEALRGWTLRHETLRSGFRWSGRPGDDVRRFTLDADSVSLHRTEVGEFTDPTLLVQHLQDRFDVTADALRWPNLIYTAVVRDNSTSVYMAFDHSNVDAHSIQRIPAEIQELYAACLAGETVEGASAGSYVDFCAIERTDADRIDGSHDIVGRWREFIRRCDGRLPKFPVDLGLDPEGGLPTQKLLREPLTDADTAAAFEAYCRPYGGSSVGILAATALIGHEIGDEPVYRTVVPFHTRVKTRWSDSVGWYVGGAPIEIPMEQAHDLPSALRTVRAALHANRHLARIPLARVLSLLGADFRPTSPDLYSIVSFVDTRGIPGSGQWAEHKAYGLIRVSYGDQVCAWVTRLHEGLWFASRYPDTDVAQKNMRLYVERLRDVIASTVS
- a CDS encoding nucleoside deaminase; its protein translation is MELLDHATARTWLATAVAEARAGLAEGGIPIGAALHAPDGAVLGRGHNRRVQDGDPSMHAETAAFRAAGRQRSYRGTTMVTTLSPCWYCSGLVRQFGISRVVIGEAVTFHGGHDWLAEHGVEVVLLDDPECIGMMRDFIRNNPALWNEDIGE
- a CDS encoding SRPBCC domain-containing protein; its protein translation is MSGSVEQGISQTHGNTHILHFLVRLPRPVEAVWPALGTPEGLASWFTPADVLEPRLGGAIALRDVGSGQVTAWDVERVAEYTVEDGGRLRFHLERDGETGTALRFTHEFQGETESEQRWRARFERLIEVLEGGGS
- a CDS encoding UbiX family flavin prenyltransferase, with amino-acid sequence MNPVKPGETPRTPWIVGVSGASGTPYAAAVLRALLAAGESVDLVVSRASRLTLLDETGISFRDAHWQDDLREWLGRGADGKPGTFEPDIDGVRYWNAGDLAAGPSSGSYATKGMLIVPASTACVAGVALGLSKDLLQRAAGVALKEGRKLVVAVRETPLNGQTLRHLVTLDDAGATVVPASPAFYAGATHIQDLVDFVAGRVLDAAGVEHRLYRRWKGELGGGTRTT